The genome window TTCGGACCTAAATCCATACGTTCAAGTTGATCCAAAAACCGTCTAGACTTTAAGGTAACACCAGAGTATTCATCATAATAAGCACGAATGATCTGCTTAAGTTCCTGTTTGGTTTCTTTTTTTAATGAAATATTTCCGAGTCGATGCAAATTCATTTCATAGAAAAGACGTAGCAATCGAACCGTCTGAGATGAACATGGAAATGCATGCTCATCCCGATGCAAACAGGACCTACATATAAATCCGCCAAAGCGAATGGAAAACGCAACAGGTGTTTCCGTTGATCCACAACACACACATTGATCAAGTTGCGGGCTAATACCTGCAACATCAAGCATTTTCATTTCAAAGATTCGGGTAATAACCTCTGGGTCTGCCCCACTAGCCATCTTCTCAAGGCTTAGGTAAAGCCAATCAAATAGCCATAGATAACGTTGATTCTCTTCAGTAAGCTTATCTACCATTTCAGCGATATACATCGCGTAAGCGGCCAAGGTGAGATCCTCTCTGATTTTGCGGAAAGAACTAATGGTGTCCCCTTGGTTTAACGTACCTAATCCACTACCTTTATAAATGACAAAAGAGCCGTATATAAACGGCTGAGAAACAGCTGAGAGCTGACTTCTCGGTTTTTTAGCCCCT of Alkalicoccobacillus plakortidis contains these proteins:
- the recO gene encoding DNA repair protein RecO; amino-acid sequence: MLDRVEAIVIRTVDYGETNKIITLYTKERGKIGVMARGAKKPRSQLSAVSQPFIYGSFVIYKGSGLGTLNQGDTISSFRKIREDLTLAAYAMYIAEMVDKLTEENQRYLWLFDWLYLSLEKMASGADPEVITRIFEMKMLDVAGISPQLDQCVCCGSTETPVAFSIRFGGFICRSCLHRDEHAFPCSSQTVRLLRLFYEMNLHRLGNISLKKETKQELKQIIRAYYDEYSGVTLKSRRFLDQLERMDLGPNIDT